From the genome of Candidatus Methylomirabilota bacterium:
CCCGCCAGATCGCGCTCACACCCTCCACCGGCACCCTGCGCCCCTGCCCGGAAGACAGCGTGGACTGGGAGACTACCCGCAACCTCATGATCGAGGGCGACAATCTCGAAGTCCTCAAGCTCCTCCAGAAGAGCTACGCCGGGAAGGTGAAATTCATCTACATCGACCAGCCCTACAATACCGGCAAGGACTTCGTCTATCCCGACGACTACCGAGACAACATCAAGAACTATCTGGAACTGACAGGGCAGGTGGAGGGTGGGCAGAAGATCAGCACCAACACTGAAGCAAGTGGTCGCTTCCATACCAATTGGCTGAATATGATGTACCCCCGCCTCAAGCTCGCCCGAAATCTACTCTGCGAGGATGGAGTGATTTTTATCAGCATTGATGACAACGAGGCCCACAACCTTCGAAAAGTTTGCGATGAACTTTTTGGGGAAGATAATTTTATCGGCCAGTTTGTGATTAATTCATCGCCGAGCGCTATCGACTATGGCCATATCGCGAAAATGCATGATTACGCCCTCTTGTATGCCAAAGACTTGGCGGTAACCACTACCAAACAATTGACCGAAGACGGAAAAGAGTTCAAATATGTCGACGGGATCGGACCATTTAATATTTACCCGCTGTACAACGGTAACGTGGCTTTCAATCCAAGAACAAGGCCCAACTTATATTACCCATTCTATTTGAACCCTGACTCCAAAATAGAAAATGATTTCTACGAGATCGGCCTTAAAGAAGAGAGTGGATGGGTCAAAGTTTATCCGGTCATTTCAAGGAAAGACGAGATACAGCGCGTATGGAGATGGAGCAAAGACAAGTCTCGTCAAGAACTAAATAAAGAGATTGTTGGTTACAAAACAGAAGACAGTGAATTTAGAATAGTTCAGAAAACAAGGCACACCGGAAAGGTTATACGCTCGCTTCAAATCGACAAAGAGATATCCAGCAGACGAGGTACGGCTGAAGTAGAGGAACTTTTCGGCGAGAAAGTTTTTCCGTTTCCGAAGCCTTTTGAATTAATCAGGAGATTCGTTGCTGTTGGCACCGAGACTGATAGTATCGTGGTTGATTTTTTCGCAGGATCTGCAACCACGGCTCATGCAGTTATGGCGCAGAATGCACTCGATCAAGGAAAACGCCGCTACTTCCTCGTTCAGCTCCCCGAGCCGCTCGACCCCGAGAACACAGACCAAAAGGTTGCAGCCGATTACTGTGACAAACTCGGCAAGCCGCGCAATATCGCCGAACTGACCAAAGAACGCCTTCGCCGTGCCGGGAAGAAGATTCGAGAAGAAAACCCGATGTTTGCGGGCGATCTAGGTTTCCGCGTCTTTAAGCTCGACTCCAGCAACATCCGGGCGTGGGAGCCGGATCGCGAAAACCTTGCGCAAACGCTCGAAGCCTCCGTCGAGCACCTCAAGACCGACCGCACCGAGGCGGACATTCTTTTCGAGCTGCTGCTGAAACGCGGGATCGATCTCTGTACACCCATCGAGCAGAAGACCATCGCCGGCAAGACTATCCACAGCATCGGTGCGGGCACCCTCCTCGTCTGCCTCGCCCCGCAAATAGCCCGCGACGAAGTTGAGCCTTTGGCTCTCGGCATGGTTGAGTGGCACAAGGTCCTGGCCCCAGCGGGCGAGAGCACCGTGATTTTCCGCGACAGCGCCTTTGCCGACGATGTCGCCAAGACCAATCTCACCGCCATCCTCCAGCAGCACGGGCTGGAGAACGTACGCAGTCTGTAGGCGGAGCCATGAAGCTGCACTTTGAGCCGAACCTCTACTACCAGCTTCAGGCCATCGAGGCGGCCTGCGACCTCTTCCACGGGCAGGAGACCTGCCAAACGGAATTCACCGTCACACGGGACGTCGCCAGTGAGCAAATGTCGTTTCTCGAAAACGACCTCGGCATCGGTAACCGGCTCGCGCTGCTGCCTGATGAATTGCTGGAAAACCTCCACGACGTCCAACTCCGCCACGGTCTGGCCCCAGCGCCCTCGCTTGCGTCCATGGACTTCACGGTGGAGATGGAGACCGGCACGGGCAAGACCTACGTCTACCTGCGTACCATCTTCGAGCTGAACCGGCGTTACGGCTTCACCAAGTTCGTCATCGTGGTCCCATCCGTCGCGATCAAGGAGGGCGTGTACAAAACGCTTCAGATCACCGAAGAGCACTTTCGCGCCCTCTACGCCAACACGCCCTTCGAGTTCTTCCTCTACGACTCCAGCAAGCTTGGCCAGGTGCGTAACTTCGCCACCAGTCCACACATCCAGATCATGGTGGTGACGGTCGGCGCGATCAATAAGAAGGACGTCAACAACCTCTACAAGGACAGCGAGAAGACCGGCGGCGAGAAACCTATCGACCTCATCAAGGCCACCCGGCCGATCCTGATTGTGGACGAGCCGCAGAGCGTGGACGGCGGCCTCGAAGGTCGGGGCAAGGAGGCGCTCGGGGCTATGAACCCGCTCTGCACGCTGCGCTACTCCGCCACCCACGCCGACGAGCACCACATGCTCTATCGCCTCGACGCAGTGGACGCCTACGAGCGCAAGCTGGTCAAGCAGATCGAGGTGGCGTCCCTCGAGGTCGAAGGCGGCCACAATAAGGGCTACGTCAAACTGCTCTCCACCAGCAACAAAAAGGGCGCCTTCAGCGCCAAAGTCGAACTCGACGTGCAACGCCTCTTTGGAGTGAGCCGGGAGACGGTCATCGTAAGACCGGGTGACGATCTCCAGCAGATCAGCGGCCGCGCCGTCTATGCCGACTGCCTGGTGCAGAATATCGGCTGCAAAGCCGGCGAAGAGTTTCTCGAACTGAGCAACCAGGAAAAACCCCTGCATCCGGGTCAGGCCATCGGCGGCGTGGACGGTGACCCGCTCACGCGGATCATGATCCGCCGCACCATCGAGGAGCATCTGGACAAGGAACTACGTCTGCGGTCGCAGGGTATCAAGGTGCTGAGCCTGTTCTTCATCGATGTCGTCGCGCACTACCGTGGCTACACTGCAGACGGGGCTCAGGTGAAGGGCAAGTATGCGCTGATGTTCGAGGAGGAATACCGCAAGGCCGCCGCCAAACCGAAGTACCGCACCCTCTTCAACGAGGTGGATGTGCAGTCCGACGCGACGGAAGTCCACGACGGCTATTTCTCCGTCGACAAGAAGGGGACGTGGACGGACACCGCCGAGAACAACCAGGGCAATCGCGACAACGCCGAGCGCGCCTACAACCTCATTATGAGGGATAAGGAAAAACTGCTGGACCTTGACACAAAGCTGAAGTTCATCTTTTCCCACTCCGCCCTGCGCGAGGGCTGGGACAACCCGAACGTGTTCCAGATTTGCGCTATCCGCGAGATGGGCACCGAGCGCGAGCGCCGCCAGACGATCGGCCGCGGCCTGCGCCTGTGCGTGAACCAGCAGGGCGAACGCCTGCGGGGCTTCGACGTCAACACCCTCACCGTCATTGCCACCGAAGGGTACGAGCAGTTCGCCGAGAACCTCCAGAAGGAGATCGAGGCCGACACCGGCATCTGCTTCGGCATTGTGGAAAAGGATCAGTTTGCCGCCATCCCGGTGACGGACGACGCCGGGCGGACCACGGCCATGGGCGTGCCCCGGTCGGAAGCCATCTGGACGCATCTGAAGGACGCGGGTTACGTAGATGCGAAGGGCAAGGTGCAGGACCGGTTGAGAAAGGCGCTCAAGGATGACACGCTGCAACTCCCGGAGCCGTTCCAGGCCCAGCTCCCGCAGGTAAAGGAAATCCTCCGCAAGCTCGCCGGGAAACTGGACATCAAGAACGCCGACGAGCGCAGGCCGATCAAGACCCGACAGGCAGTGCTGCACAGCGAGGAGTTCCAGGCGCTCTGGAACCGCATCAAGCACAAGACCACGTACCGCGTACAGTTCGATAACGAGAAGCTGGTCGCGGAGTGCGCCAGGGCCATCTGCGAATGCCCGCCCATCACTAAGACCCGCGTGCAGATTCGCAAGGCCGACCTCGCCATCGGGCGGGGTGGCGTCTCATCGGAGGAAACGACCGTCGCCGCGCCGATCATCATCGAAGAAACCGACATCGAGCTGCCAGACCTGCTGACCGATCTTCAGGACAAGACCCAGCTTACTCGGCGCAGTCTCGTGCGCATCTTGACCGACAGCGGCCGCCTCGATGACTTCAAGCGAAACCCGCAACAGTTCATTGAGTTGGCGACCGAGTCGATCAACCGCACCAAGCGCCTGGCCCTCGTGGATGGCATCCGCTATCAACGCATCGGCGACGAGTATTATTACGCTCAAGAACTCTTTGAGCAGGAGGAGCTGACGGGCTACCTCAAGAACATGCTGGTCGCGACCAAATCCGTTTATGAGAGCGTCGTGTACGATTCGTCCGGTGTCGAACGCACATTTGCCGAACAACTGGAGAAGAACGAAGCCGTCAAGGTCTATGCCAAGCTCCCCGGCTGGTTCACAGTCCCGACGCCGTTGGGAACCTACAACCCGGATTGGGCCGTGTTGGTTGAGAAGGATGGTGCGGAGCGCCTCTACTTCGTGGTAGAAACCAAGAGCAGCCTCTTCACTGACGACCTGCGCGATAAGGAAAGCGCCAAGATCGAGTGCGGCAAGGCTCACTTCAAGGCCTTGGCCGTCGGCGAAAGCCCTACAGCGTTCATCCAGGCCAGGAACATCGACGACCTGATGGCGAAGTGTTAGCGCTGTCGCCCCTTGGCACTCAAACCATTAGCAATAGGCCCATAACCACGGCAAACACCAACGGGAAGAACACCCGAGCGTAGCGCATCCAACGCGTTTTTACATGTTTCGTTCGCCCTGAGCATGTCGAAGGCCGAACGGGGGTTTGCAGAATGGGCGCAAAGATGACAGAAATGCTGCTCCCTGAACTGAGATTGCCGGATGAGTTGATCCGTGATCTCGATCGCCAGAATCCCTGGTGGCAGAATCAACCGCCGCCCGTCCTCCCGATGTTTTGTCGCTGGCCCTACAACAAGTTACGAGAACGCCTCGATCATCCCATCGCGCCGATCATTGTCATCCGTGGACCGCGCCAGATAGGCAAGACGACCTTACAGCTCCAACTGATCAAGTCGCTGCTGGAGCAAGGCGTGGTGCCGCAACGGATACTGCGGGTTCAGTTCGACGACCTGCCGTCGTTGGTCCATGCAAAGTTTGGGGAGCCCATTCTGCGTATCGTGGACTGGTTCGAGAAAACCGTACTCCGCGCCACTCTCAATGAGAGTGCGCATCGGCAGGAACCGGTCTTCCTGTTTTTCGACGAAGTGCAGAACCTGGAAGCGTGGGATGTTCAACTGAAGTCGCTGGTTGATAACTCAACCGTGCGGGTGATGGTGACGGGTAGTTCGGCTCTGCGAATCGAAATGGGGCGGGACAGTCTGGCCGGCCGCATTCATTCGCTGGAAGTCGGCCCGCTGCGTTTGAATGAAATTGCGGCACTGCGCAGCCTTGGCAACCTCAATCCGTTGCAAGAAGATAATGGTTGGCAAGACTGGCTGCGACCGGAATTCTGGCGTGAGCTGACTGTCCATGCCGAGCGTCAATCGGGAGCATTGAGACTCGCGTTTGCCGCGTTTTCCGAGCGCGGTGCCTATCCGCTGGCGCAGGCACGCGCAGGTATCTCATGGGAAGACATCGCTGCTCAATTGAACGAGACGGTCGTGCGCCGCGTGATCGAGCACGATCTGCGTGTTGGCGAACGTGGACGCAAGCGGGACCGGCTCCTTCTCGAAGAAGTGTTTCGCATGGGCTGCCGTTACATTGGGCAGAGCCCCAATCCTGCATTACTCGCACGGGAAGCGCAGCGCGCCCTGAACGCCAACATCGGCTCCCAGCGCATCCGCCATTACCTTGATTTCCTTGACGGCAGCCTGCTGTTACGCGCCATAGAGCCGCTGGAAATACGGCTCAAAAAGCGACGCGGCTACAGCAAATTGTGTCTGTGCGACCATGCAATCCGCGCCGCTTGGCTGCAAGAGGTCATCCCGCTTGACCCCGAGGCGCTGGACCGCTCGCCGCATCTTTTTGATTTGGCCGGTCGTATTGCCGAGAGCACGGTTGGATATTTCTTTGCCTCGCTTACCGGTTTGTCGGTGGCCCACCTGCCGGAGCGGGGAGGCGAGCCCGAGGTGGACTTCGTGCTCACCATCGGCGAGCGTCGCATACCCGTTGAGGTCAAGTACCGTCGCGTTATTGACCCCCTGCGCGATACTATCGGCCTGCGCGCCTTTCTGGAAAAGGCTGTCCACAATGCGCCGTTTGGCTTGTTGATCACTCAAGGCGATACGCCGGCCGTGCCGGATCCCCGCATCGTCACCATTCCCTTAGCAGCGCTCCTCATTGTTCGCTGAGAGGTACATCATGGTACGAAACAAAAAGGCGATAACCCAAGTCGAATCCATCAAGCATAAGGACAAGCGCGCCAACATCCCCACCGAGGAGTTGCGCGACTTTGTGGCCGACGAAGAGCTCGCGCCCAAGACCATGCTCTATCCGCGCGACCCGTCCCTCGATCCGCAATTAGTCTGGAAGGGGAAGGACGAACAGGACCGCGAGGACCTCGCCGTCCCCGTTGGGAGGCTTTGAAAATGCCCGCCATCCCCATCCATCCCGGTGAGCATCTCGCCGAGGAACTGACAGCGCTCAACATGAGCGCCGCCGAGCTTGCGCGCCACCTCAGCGTCCCGACCAACCGCATCACCGAAATACTCAACAGCCAGCGCGCTATTACGGGGGATACCGCCCTGCGTCTCGCGCATTTCTTCGGAACCAGCGCGCAATTCTGGCTGAACCTTCAGGGCCTCTATGAGCTACGCCTCGCCGAACAGAAAGCCGGAAAACAGATCAAGGCTCTTCCGACTCTCAAGCATCGCAAGACCAAGATCGGACCACCGCTCCAACAACCTGCCCATCCCTGACCCGGCCGTTCATCGACTAGGCCTCGCCTCCTGTGCC
Proteins encoded in this window:
- a CDS encoding site-specific DNA-methyltransferase, which codes for MQKLTAEDMDTKSPDLVAENVEQLNVLFPEAFTEGKVDFEVLKQLLGGAVDEREEKYGLNWHGKRRARQIALTPSTGTLRPCPEDSVDWETTRNLMIEGDNLEVLKLLQKSYAGKVKFIYIDQPYNTGKDFVYPDDYRDNIKNYLELTGQVEGGQKISTNTEASGRFHTNWLNMMYPRLKLARNLLCEDGVIFISIDDNEAHNLRKVCDELFGEDNFIGQFVINSSPSAIDYGHIAKMHDYALLYAKDLAVTTTKQLTEDGKEFKYVDGIGPFNIYPLYNGNVAFNPRTRPNLYYPFYLNPDSKIENDFYEIGLKEESGWVKVYPVISRKDEIQRVWRWSKDKSRQELNKEIVGYKTEDSEFRIVQKTRHTGKVIRSLQIDKEISSRRGTAEVEELFGEKVFPFPKPFELIRRFVAVGTETDSIVVDFFAGSATTAHAVMAQNALDQGKRRYFLVQLPEPLDPENTDQKVAADYCDKLGKPRNIAELTKERLRRAGKKIREENPMFAGDLGFRVFKLDSSNIRAWEPDRENLAQTLEASVEHLKTDRTEADILFELLLKRGIDLCTPIEQKTIAGKTIHSIGAGTLLVCLAPQIARDEVEPLALGMVEWHKVLAPAGESTVIFRDSAFADDVAKTNLTAILQQHGLENVRSL
- a CDS encoding DEAD/DEAH box helicase family protein, translated to MKLHFEPNLYYQLQAIEAACDLFHGQETCQTEFTVTRDVASEQMSFLENDLGIGNRLALLPDELLENLHDVQLRHGLAPAPSLASMDFTVEMETGTGKTYVYLRTIFELNRRYGFTKFVIVVPSVAIKEGVYKTLQITEEHFRALYANTPFEFFLYDSSKLGQVRNFATSPHIQIMVVTVGAINKKDVNNLYKDSEKTGGEKPIDLIKATRPILIVDEPQSVDGGLEGRGKEALGAMNPLCTLRYSATHADEHHMLYRLDAVDAYERKLVKQIEVASLEVEGGHNKGYVKLLSTSNKKGAFSAKVELDVQRLFGVSRETVIVRPGDDLQQISGRAVYADCLVQNIGCKAGEEFLELSNQEKPLHPGQAIGGVDGDPLTRIMIRRTIEEHLDKELRLRSQGIKVLSLFFIDVVAHYRGYTADGAQVKGKYALMFEEEYRKAAAKPKYRTLFNEVDVQSDATEVHDGYFSVDKKGTWTDTAENNQGNRDNAERAYNLIMRDKEKLLDLDTKLKFIFSHSALREGWDNPNVFQICAIREMGTERERRQTIGRGLRLCVNQQGERLRGFDVNTLTVIATEGYEQFAENLQKEIEADTGICFGIVEKDQFAAIPVTDDAGRTTAMGVPRSEAIWTHLKDAGYVDAKGKVQDRLRKALKDDTLQLPEPFQAQLPQVKEILRKLAGKLDIKNADERRPIKTRQAVLHSEEFQALWNRIKHKTTYRVQFDNEKLVAECARAICECPPITKTRVQIRKADLAIGRGGVSSEETTVAAPIIIEETDIELPDLLTDLQDKTQLTRRSLVRILTDSGRLDDFKRNPQQFIELATESINRTKRLALVDGIRYQRIGDEYYYAQELFEQEELTGYLKNMLVATKSVYESVVYDSSGVERTFAEQLEKNEAVKVYAKLPGWFTVPTPLGTYNPDWAVLVEKDGAERLYFVVETKSSLFTDDLRDKESAKIECGKAHFKALAVGESPTAFIQARNIDDLMAKC
- a CDS encoding ATP-binding protein, whose amino-acid sequence is MGAKMTEMLLPELRLPDELIRDLDRQNPWWQNQPPPVLPMFCRWPYNKLRERLDHPIAPIIVIRGPRQIGKTTLQLQLIKSLLEQGVVPQRILRVQFDDLPSLVHAKFGEPILRIVDWFEKTVLRATLNESAHRQEPVFLFFDEVQNLEAWDVQLKSLVDNSTVRVMVTGSSALRIEMGRDSLAGRIHSLEVGPLRLNEIAALRSLGNLNPLQEDNGWQDWLRPEFWRELTVHAERQSGALRLAFAAFSERGAYPLAQARAGISWEDIAAQLNETVVRRVIEHDLRVGERGRKRDRLLLEEVFRMGCRYIGQSPNPALLAREAQRALNANIGSQRIRHYLDFLDGSLLLRAIEPLEIRLKKRRGYSKLCLCDHAIRAAWLQEVIPLDPEALDRSPHLFDLAGRIAESTVGYFFASLTGLSVAHLPERGGEPEVDFVLTIGERRIPVEVKYRRVIDPLRDTIGLRAFLEKAVHNAPFGLLITQGDTPAVPDPRIVTIPLAALLIVR
- a CDS encoding HigA family addiction module antidote protein — translated: MPAIPIHPGEHLAEELTALNMSAAELARHLSVPTNRITEILNSQRAITGDTALRLAHFFGTSAQFWLNLQGLYELRLAEQKAGKQIKALPTLKHRKTKIGPPLQQPAHP